Within Mytilus edulis chromosome 10, xbMytEdul2.2, whole genome shotgun sequence, the genomic segment CTACTATTTAACTtgaaacaagaattatgcttgtaggattgatataaagttttttttatagagtTTATATAACAGCAAATATTATGTTTATATTCGGGAAAACAAGAAACTGGGGTTGCTATAGCGACAAAACTAAGTATACCACTTGTTCAATGACTGATTACGGTTACTGAAAGCAAGCTGGAAATCCTTGCCAGTTACTAGGAAATCAGGCCATTAAAAACGGTACTTTGTAGAAAAAGTTTTATACATTGCACAGGACGACAACAAATTAACAACTCATACAATACGTATGTCTTGTAATAGAGGCAGTCCAGGATGAAAGTCGGGAACATTTGGAATGCCACGGGGAAATGAGGGTATTTTGAAGAAGGACAAAAAACAGCCTTGCAGCTACCCACCTacagacccctcaaagagttgttgcaacgGTTATCaacgtgcaaagaacgtggcACTCTCTtcacacgaggcatcggatttaacatcCGCATTCTGACCGGACGCCCACTTTAGCGAGGTATTTACCGCCGGCCGGAGGAAGACCAAGGGTGACCATATTTtcattccccagtcacccttggagATTCTTTATTTAGCAAATGGTAGATTAAATATGGTTTTAAAGCTATCTAAATCTGTCACTTGTGTGGCAGTAGTATAAAATGCTATCATATTGACACAATGTGTGCAATAAACACACAAACATAATAGGCACAAATGTCAacaatatgggtacagcagtcaatattgtgttataagcTCAATCACAGTATGAACCTAAAATATACACATCATGATGGTTTTATTCACACTTATTTCATGAacattattgtttatataaaagtatgatatgcactaaaaagacaaataaagcaTTGTTCAGCTAAGGtgtaaaaattcaaataatattaCGCAGACAAAATTTCCTTTTATGCATAAATAGATAGTTCTCCTATCACAATAAAAGGGTGCGATATCACCAGCAAGAGAGAATATGATATCGTTTGATATTATCACTCATTATTCAATttcaaaagtaataaaatttCAGCAAAGACgcatttataattttattgaaatattttacctATCACCATCCAATTCTAACACGTTATGAGTCCTAAAGATATACATTGTGTTTTATCTTAAGTAATATAAGAtacataaaactaaaaaaaaaatcaaagaaaatcaTTATGCAACTATTGGTTTATTCACGTATAAAATATCCAGAAAAGGACGTGTGAGCATACCCAAAAACAACTTCTGAAGCTGCAGTATGTCTATGCTTGACAAATACTCGATCTCCAATTGTTAGCTCTATCACAGCACTAATTGTACTCGAGTCTGCAGCTGCTCCTTTATGTGAGTAACCAAGAATATATGGTTGATCATTCTTGTTCAGTTGGTAATGTACTACGGCACCATGATTTGCCAAAATCATACAGGAAAAATGGTAAAGTCCTTGAACAGTCGCTGTAAACACACCTGTTGATGGGTCATATGCTCCACCTCTATTCACTCTGACATCATCAAATTTTAATACGGAATTTAGTCCAGTTAATGTAAAATGCGGTGTAAGCGCTGCAAAAAATGCTGGCTTCACAGATGCAGAGGCagctgtatatatataaaaaaaaacccaattgttACATTACTAACAAATAAATGAATGTCATAGGAAGTACtgttatataatttaattcaatCAATTCTTACAGAATAACCAGTTGCTGTTTTAGAGAAgttggtgtaatttttttttgtgagcGGAATGTTTGCTTTTATATGCTGGCTTGttcaatttcaataaaattatttctGCATTTTGTATTGCATTATATTCACATTTTCTGatatttatattcatttccaAAATGCTCCTGGTC encodes:
- the LOC139491158 gene encoding collagen alpha-1(VIII) chain-like isoform X1 — its product is MNMSPMIVIFMVMSFPLISCSSQSCVMDILDEFDKIKVDVAKSKAASASVKPAFFAALTPHFTLTGLNSVLKFDDVRVNRGGAYDPSTGVFTATVQGLYHFSCMILANHGAVVHYQLNKNDQPYILGYSHKGAAADSSTISAVIELTIGDRVFVKHRHTAASEVVFGYAHTSFSGYFIRE